From Acidisoma sp. PAMC 29798, one genomic window encodes:
- a CDS encoding response regulator: MELRPHLLVVDDNQEIRTLLSRFMEKNGFRVTAVRDGREARYAWTYGAFHLVVLDLMLPGENGLEIARWLRDQQDVPIVIVSAMGDDADRIAGLELGADDYIVKPFNPRELLARICAVLRRASERQKNVTGGNRTEQPLRFAGWILERSQRRLLNPDGIGVPITRGEYDLLLAFLEHPNRLVTRDMLHPLSRRDETTLVDRAVDVAVSRLRRKLNHPGEQGQIIKTVRSGGYILAAIVDRI, encoded by the coding sequence ATGGAACTGCGCCCGCATCTTTTGGTAGTCGATGATAACCAGGAAATTCGAACTCTACTCTCTCGATTTATGGAGAAGAACGGTTTCCGAGTGACTGCGGTCCGGGACGGGCGCGAAGCGCGGTATGCCTGGACATATGGTGCATTTCACCTCGTCGTGCTCGATCTTATGCTTCCCGGCGAAAACGGCTTGGAGATTGCCCGGTGGCTACGAGATCAGCAGGATGTGCCGATCGTCATTGTAAGCGCCATGGGTGATGATGCGGACCGCATTGCCGGCTTGGAACTCGGCGCAGATGACTATATCGTCAAGCCGTTCAATCCGCGCGAGTTGTTGGCGCGCATCTGTGCAGTCCTGCGCCGCGCTAGCGAGAGGCAGAAAAACGTAACTGGGGGCAACCGCACAGAGCAGCCGCTGCGGTTCGCGGGTTGGATACTCGAGCGGAGCCAGCGACGGCTTCTGAATCCGGATGGCATTGGCGTGCCGATAACGAGAGGTGAATACGATCTCCTATTAGCATTCCTGGAGCACCCGAACCGTCTTGTTACACGGGATATGTTGCATCCTCTGTCTCGCAGGGACGAAACGACGCTGGTCGATCGCGCGGTCGATGTGGCAGTGAGTCGCTTGCGACGCAAATTGAACCACCCTGGTGAGCAGGGACAAATCATAAAGACAGTCCGTAGCGGCGGTTACATCCTCGCCGCCATCGTGGACCGTATCTGA
- a CDS encoding efflux transporter outer membrane subunit produces the protein MNVARSWICLVLLAGCTVGPDYHRPSAPTSSVYKELLGWTPAHPSDDINRGTWWRIYDDPLLDQLEGEIDVGNQNLRAYEAAYREARATVDEARANYFPTLSATASGEREQASGLASTTKTGEGTLSWDVDLWGKVRRQVESDTASAQASVAELASIRLSAQADLATDYFELRYQDSLTQLLSDTVRAYQRSLTITQNQYTAGVAARSDVITAQTQLQTTEASLVGTGVLRVQYEHAVALLIGKPPAELSIPTGLLTTTVPVVPVEVPAVLLQRRPDIAEVERKMQQQNALIGVETAAFYPDISLSAALGSSGAAGGLFSVSNELWSIAASGTETLFEGGARSAAVDAALATYDQAVANYRETVLAAFQDVEDELSGQRILANEATTEAAAVASARDAVRIALNEYRAGTETYTTVVTAQATALSDEESALEVMESRMTTNVSLVRALGGGWTSRMFSSLYQNGSLDGSSR, from the coding sequence ATGAACGTCGCGCGCTCGTGGATTTGCCTGGTTTTGCTGGCCGGATGTACCGTGGGCCCCGACTATCATCGCCCGTCGGCCCCGACGTCTTCTGTCTACAAAGAGCTTCTGGGATGGACGCCAGCCCATCCGTCCGACGACATCAATCGGGGGACGTGGTGGCGCATCTACGACGATCCCCTCCTTGACCAGCTAGAGGGTGAGATCGACGTTGGCAACCAAAACCTGCGCGCCTACGAGGCGGCCTATCGGGAGGCCCGTGCTACCGTCGATGAGGCACGGGCGAACTACTTCCCTACCCTTTCCGCCACCGCATCAGGCGAGCGAGAGCAGGCGAGCGGACTTGCTTCAACGACCAAAACAGGGGAGGGGACGCTCAGTTGGGATGTTGACCTCTGGGGTAAGGTCCGCCGCCAGGTGGAGAGCGACACGGCCAGTGCCCAAGCCAGCGTCGCCGAACTTGCCTCGATCCGCCTCTCAGCCCAGGCAGATTTGGCGACTGACTATTTCGAACTTCGTTATCAAGATTCGCTCACGCAACTGCTGTCGGATACGGTGCGGGCTTATCAGCGGTCATTGACGATCACCCAGAACCAATACACGGCGGGTGTAGCCGCACGGTCGGACGTCATCACAGCACAAACGCAACTGCAGACCACAGAGGCCAGTCTTGTGGGCACTGGGGTCTTGCGGGTGCAGTATGAGCATGCCGTCGCGCTCCTAATCGGTAAGCCACCAGCCGAGCTCTCGATCCCCACGGGCTTGTTGACGACCACGGTTCCTGTAGTGCCTGTCGAGGTTCCCGCTGTGCTGCTGCAGCGCCGCCCCGATATCGCGGAAGTCGAGCGGAAGATGCAGCAGCAAAACGCGCTGATCGGCGTTGAAACGGCCGCCTTCTATCCTGATATCAGCTTGTCAGCGGCCTTGGGTTCTTCAGGCGCGGCAGGCGGGTTGTTCAGTGTATCGAACGAATTGTGGTCAATTGCCGCTAGCGGCACGGAGACCTTGTTTGAGGGCGGTGCTCGCAGCGCGGCGGTCGATGCGGCCCTCGCGACCTATGATCAGGCCGTCGCAAATTATCGCGAAACGGTTCTCGCCGCCTTCCAGGATGTCGAGGATGAGCTCTCGGGCCAGCGTATTCTAGCCAACGAGGCCACCACTGAGGCGGCCGCTGTCGCATCGGCTCGCGACGCGGTTCGGATTGCTCTCAACGAATACCGGGCGGGGACCGAGACTTACACGACGGTCGTGACCGCCCAGGCGACAGCACTTTCCGACGAAGAAAGCGCGTTGGAGGTCATGGAAAGCCGCATGACAACCAATGTCTCTCTTGTGCGCGCGCTGGGCGGTGGGTGGACGAGCAGGATGTTTTCGTCGCTTTATCAAAATGGCAGTCTGGACGGGTCGAGCCGCTGA
- a CDS encoding efflux RND transporter permease subunit, with the protein MTLSGLFIHRPIATTLLTIGILLAGGFAFFRLPVSPLPRVDFPTLRVQAQMPGGSPDTMAATVAAPLERHLGQIADVTEITSQSSTGSSNITLQFGLDRNINGAERDVEAAINAARSDLPSTLNSNPTYGAFNPADAPILIVALASKTYTPGQLYDIADSVIGQRLSEVEGVGSVQIVGSSLPAVRVDVNSRALFKYGISLEDVRAALAGANANSPKGVIEQGSRLWRLYANDQIEKAADYAGLVIAYRSDHPIFLSDVASVTDSVEDLRNQGYVDGQPAVTMLVFKQPNANIIETVDRTKALLPQLEAGLPADVVMTVAGDRSTTIRASLADTERTLVISVILVILVVFVFLRSPLATLVPSVALPVSILGTFGAMYLLDYSLDNLSLMALTVATGFVVDDAIVVLENVTRLMEDGKGRLEAALQGVREVSFTVISMSASLVAVFLPILLMEGLVGRLFQEFAAVLTLAIVISMVVSLTTTAALCAHVLPVDGQRSQGRLSKSVERAFEAVQRLYLYSLTRIMRYKGLVMLSLLTTVALNMALIIVVPKAFFPEQDSGLLMGGIQADRDISFQAMREKLRQALTIVRQDPAVASVIGFTGNQGTNTANVFVTLKPLSERSGIQVVMNRLRPKLAVVPGAQLVMFPMQDLFTGGRQSFAQYQYTLQSDSSEALNSWASKLLAELRKNPILTDLQSDQQLGGLKSSVVVDRPTAARFELTSNVIDATLYDAFGQRQVSTIYKDVNEYHVVMEINPLDLETPDSLKQVYVSTSGETASGSSSTNFVSGTATSNGRTSSNSTSSSSSASKNASTNAIASDTTSASSGSAVSTSSETMIPLAAFSHFLERTVSVQVNHQDGFAAATLSFNLTSGHSLDQAVVAIAQAEQAIQMPSTVQGGFAGTAGSLQATLISEMLLVVGALLAVYMVLGILYESWVHPLTILSTLPSAGVGAVLAMLITGTEFTVIAMIGVILLIGIVKKNAIMMVDFALAAERKEGLRSEDAILQACRLRFRPIMMTTFAAILGAVPLAIDTGVGAELRRPLGITIIGGLLVSQVLTLYTTPVVYVLLDRLRFRRGSRQPSALPGAA; encoded by the coding sequence ATGACGTTGAGCGGCCTCTTCATTCATCGGCCGATTGCCACGACTCTGCTGACCATCGGGATCCTCCTCGCTGGTGGCTTTGCATTCTTTCGGCTGCCGGTCTCACCGCTCCCGCGCGTCGATTTTCCGACGTTGCGGGTACAGGCGCAAATGCCCGGCGGTAGCCCCGATACGATGGCCGCGACCGTGGCCGCCCCTCTGGAGCGCCATCTCGGTCAGATCGCCGACGTTACCGAGATTACGTCTCAAAGCAGCACCGGCAGCTCCAATATCACTCTGCAGTTCGGCTTGGACCGCAATATCAATGGTGCTGAGCGCGATGTGGAGGCGGCGATCAACGCTGCCCGCTCTGACCTCCCATCCACCCTGAATTCAAATCCGACCTATGGCGCGTTCAATCCGGCGGATGCGCCGATCCTGATTGTTGCACTGGCGTCGAAAACCTATACCCCGGGCCAGCTCTACGACATCGCCGATAGCGTGATCGGCCAGCGTCTGTCGGAGGTCGAAGGGGTTGGGAGCGTCCAGATCGTCGGCAGCTCCCTCCCGGCCGTCAGAGTCGATGTGAATTCCCGCGCGCTTTTTAAATACGGAATCTCGCTTGAAGATGTGCGTGCCGCACTGGCCGGCGCCAACGCGAACAGCCCCAAAGGTGTGATCGAACAAGGATCGAGACTCTGGAGACTGTACGCCAATGATCAGATCGAGAAGGCCGCGGACTACGCCGGTTTGGTCATCGCTTATCGGAGCGACCACCCTATCTTCCTCAGTGATGTCGCATCAGTAACGGATTCGGTCGAAGACCTACGGAACCAAGGATACGTCGACGGCCAGCCTGCCGTCACGATGCTGGTCTTCAAGCAGCCGAATGCTAACATCATTGAAACAGTGGACCGGACCAAAGCTCTTCTCCCGCAGCTGGAGGCCGGCCTTCCCGCCGATGTCGTCATGACCGTCGCCGGAGATCGAAGCACCACCATCCGGGCTTCGCTCGCCGACACCGAACGGACGCTGGTTATCTCGGTCATCCTCGTCATCCTGGTCGTCTTCGTCTTTCTGCGGAGTCCGCTGGCGACCCTTGTGCCGAGTGTCGCTTTGCCAGTCTCAATCCTCGGGACATTCGGTGCCATGTACCTGTTGGACTACAGCCTGGACAATCTTTCCCTGATGGCTCTGACCGTCGCCACCGGTTTTGTGGTCGACGACGCGATCGTAGTTTTGGAGAACGTCACTCGCTTGATGGAGGACGGCAAGGGGCGGCTGGAGGCGGCTTTGCAGGGCGTGCGCGAGGTGTCGTTCACCGTCATCTCGATGAGCGCGTCGCTCGTTGCGGTCTTCCTGCCGATCCTGCTGATGGAGGGCCTGGTCGGGCGGCTGTTCCAGGAATTCGCAGCGGTTCTTACCCTCGCGATCGTCATTTCCATGGTGGTCTCGCTGACCACCACGGCTGCCCTCTGCGCTCATGTTTTGCCGGTCGATGGCCAGCGGAGCCAGGGCCGCCTCTCGAAGAGTGTCGAGCGGGCCTTTGAGGCTGTTCAGAGGCTCTACCTTTACTCGTTGACGCGGATCATGCGCTATAAGGGGCTCGTCATGCTCTCATTATTGACGACGGTCGCGCTCAACATGGCGTTGATCATCGTGGTTCCGAAGGCATTTTTCCCCGAGCAGGACAGCGGGCTGCTGATGGGCGGCATCCAGGCCGACCGGGACATTTCTTTCCAGGCGATGCGGGAGAAGCTGCGCCAGGCCTTGACGATCGTCCGACAGGACCCGGCGGTCGCTTCGGTCATCGGTTTTACCGGCAATCAGGGGACCAACACCGCCAATGTCTTCGTCACACTCAAACCATTGTCGGAGCGGAGCGGGATTCAGGTCGTGATGAACCGCCTGCGGCCAAAACTCGCCGTCGTGCCGGGTGCACAGCTGGTGATGTTTCCGATGCAGGACCTGTTTACCGGCGGCCGTCAAAGTTTTGCGCAGTACCAGTATACGCTGCAGTCCGACAGCTCTGAGGCTCTCAATAGCTGGGCATCAAAGCTCCTCGCAGAACTCAGAAAGAACCCCATCCTGACCGATCTGCAATCGGACCAGCAGCTTGGCGGATTGAAGAGCAGCGTGGTTGTGGACCGGCCCACAGCCGCTCGCTTCGAACTGACATCTAACGTCATCGATGCCACGCTCTACGATGCCTTTGGGCAGCGGCAGGTTTCGACGATCTACAAGGATGTCAACGAGTATCACGTCGTAATGGAGATCAATCCGCTGGATCTCGAAACCCCCGATAGTCTCAAACAGGTCTATGTCAGCACCTCCGGTGAGACCGCCAGTGGTTCTTCCAGCACCAATTTTGTCAGTGGTACGGCAACTTCAAACGGCAGGACCTCGTCCAACAGCACGTCCTCCTCCTCCTCTGCATCAAAGAACGCATCGACGAATGCGATCGCCAGCGACACCACCAGCGCTTCCAGTGGAAGCGCCGTCTCGACATCGTCGGAGACGATGATTCCTCTGGCCGCATTCTCCCACTTTCTGGAGAGAACTGTGTCTGTCCAAGTCAACCATCAGGACGGCTTTGCCGCTGCGACGCTCTCCTTTAACCTTACCTCGGGTCATTCTCTTGACCAGGCTGTCGTGGCAATCGCGCAGGCAGAGCAGGCAATCCAGATGCCATCGACGGTTCAAGGTGGCTTTGCGGGAACCGCGGGCAGCCTCCAAGCCACGCTTATAAGCGAAATGCTGCTGGTCGTGGGTGCGTTGCTTGCGGTCTACATGGTGTTAGGAATTCTCTACGAGAGTTGGGTCCACCCTCTCACCATTCTCTCAACGCTTCCTTCGGCCGGTGTCGGGGCCGTCCTTGCCATGCTAATCACCGGCACTGAATTCACCGTGATCGCGATGATCGGCGTGATCCTGCTCATCGGAATTGTAAAGAAAAATGCCATTATGATGGTCGACTTCGCGCTCGCGGCCGAGCGGAAGGAGGGGCTGCGATCCGAGGACGCGATTCTTCAGGCATGCCGCCTTCGGTTCCGACCAATTATGATGACCACTTTTGCAGCCATCCTTGGTGCCGTGCCACTTGCCATTGATACGGGTGTAGGCGCCGAGTTGCGTCGTCCTCTCGGGATCACCATCATCGGTGGTCTGCTCGTCAGCCAAGTGCTGACCCTCTACACTACGCCAGTTGTCTATGTACTGCTGGATCGGCTGCGTTTCCGCCGCGGGTCGCGCCAACCCTCCGCATTGCCGGGAGCCGCATAA
- a CDS encoding chalcone isomerase family protein — translation MRFDDYRRKMLSIDGNGRIGSMTWTEGWIPRSDMRVQRRRRVLATIIAMTFFFSNSSMTRAAEMAGVSMSDSSSIEGTQLVLNGIGLRTYSILGVHIYVAGLYLQTPSHDANEILRSSERKMLQIHFLHDVDVSDARNAWRTGLLENCASPCKLSPDTVARFLAALQPIHSGEDVTLLFGHDGLTAFDDGHLIGRVPDLVFSEAMLASFIGLHPATTRLKQELLGF, via the coding sequence ATGAGGTTTGACGACTATAGAAGAAAAATGTTGTCGATCGACGGAAATGGCAGGATCGGTTCCATGACGTGGACAGAAGGTTGGATACCTCGATCGGATATGCGCGTCCAACGCCGCCGGCGTGTTCTTGCAACAATAATAGCTATGACTTTCTTCTTTTCTAATTCGTCAATGACGCGGGCGGCGGAGATGGCAGGTGTCAGCATGTCGGATTCCAGCAGCATCGAAGGCACGCAGCTCGTCCTAAATGGCATCGGATTGCGGACATATTCGATCCTTGGTGTTCACATCTATGTGGCAGGTCTTTATCTGCAGACACCAAGCCATGACGCGAATGAGATTTTACGATCTTCCGAGCGAAAGATGCTGCAGATCCATTTTTTGCATGACGTCGACGTCTCTGATGCTCGTAATGCGTGGCGCACGGGCCTTCTGGAGAACTGCGCATCGCCGTGCAAGTTGTCACCGGATACCGTAGCTCGCTTTCTCGCGGCTTTGCAGCCAATCCACTCCGGCGAAGATGTTACCCTTCTCTTTGGCCACGATGGACTCACAGCGTTTGACGATGGTCATTTGATCGGACGCGTCCCGGACCTGGTGTTCAGCGAAGCAATGCTCGCATCCTTTATCGGACTCCATCCCGCGACCACGCGCCTGAAACAAGAGCTACTAGGCTTCTAG